Proteins found in one Brevibacillus brevis genomic segment:
- the rplS gene encoding 50S ribosomal protein L19, which translates to MNQIIRELEKAQLKQDIPAFRPGDTVRVHVKVIEGQRERIQLFEGVCIRRRGTGISETFTARKISYGVGVERTFPVHTPKIDKIEIVRHGKVRRAKLYYLRDRVGKAARIKEIRR; encoded by the coding sequence ATGAACCAAATTATCCGTGAACTGGAAAAAGCGCAATTGAAACAGGACATTCCTGCGTTCCGACCTGGTGACACTGTTCGTGTACACGTTAAGGTTATCGAGGGTCAGCGTGAGCGTATCCAGCTGTTCGAAGGCGTATGCATTCGCCGTCGCGGTACAGGTATCAGCGAAACATTTACAGCTCGTAAGATTTCTTACGGCGTAGGTGTTGAGCGTACATTCCCAGTACACACGCCTAAGATCGACAAGATCGAAATCGTGCGTCATGGTAAAGTACGTCGTGCGAAACTGTACTATCTGCGCGATCGCGTAGGTAAAGCAGCTCGTATTAAAGAAATTCGTCGATAA
- the trmD gene encoding tRNA (guanosine(37)-N1)-methyltransferase TrmD, with translation MRIDIFTLFPEMFTGVLSSSILGKASEKELVDFHVTNFRDFSESKHGTVDDTPYGGGGGMVLKPEPLFRAVEALTGEKKPRVILMCPQGVPYHQKLAEELAQEEHLVFICGHYEGYDERIREHLVTDEISIGDYVLTGGELAAMVVIDSVVRLQPGALGNQTSAVEDSFSTGLLEYPHYTRPAEFRGWKVPDVLLSGHHANIESWRLKESLRRTKARRPDLLEKLALTDEMKKLLAELEQEKK, from the coding sequence ATGCGGATCGATATTTTTACGCTCTTTCCCGAAATGTTTACAGGTGTTTTATCCAGCAGCATTTTGGGCAAGGCAAGCGAAAAAGAACTGGTTGATTTTCACGTCACCAATTTTCGCGATTTCTCTGAGAGCAAGCACGGTACGGTAGATGACACCCCTTATGGCGGTGGCGGAGGAATGGTCCTGAAGCCCGAGCCGTTGTTCCGGGCTGTAGAAGCCTTGACTGGAGAGAAAAAACCACGAGTGATTCTGATGTGTCCACAGGGTGTGCCTTATCATCAGAAGCTGGCAGAAGAGTTAGCGCAAGAAGAGCATCTTGTCTTCATCTGCGGTCATTATGAAGGGTACGACGAGCGAATTCGGGAGCATCTCGTCACGGATGAAATCTCGATTGGCGATTACGTTCTGACCGGGGGAGAGCTTGCGGCGATGGTGGTCATTGACAGTGTCGTTCGTCTGCAACCAGGAGCGTTGGGAAACCAAACGTCAGCCGTTGAGGACTCCTTTTCAACGGGACTGCTCGAATACCCACATTACACACGACCGGCTGAGTTTCGCGGCTGGAAAGTGCCAGACGTACTGTTGTCAGGCCATCACGCCAATATTGAAAGCTGGCGGTTAAAAGAATCGCTGCGTCGAACAAAAGCACGGCGTCCAGATTTGTTGGAGAAGCTCGCGCTGACAGATGAAATGAAAAAGCTATTGGCTGAATTAGAGCAGGAAAAAAAGTAG
- the rimM gene encoding ribosome maturation factor RimM (Essential for efficient processing of 16S rRNA), translated as MNTLSQNSFYGVGKLVNTHGLRGEVRVTPTTDFPDQRFRKGNELYLFHPTLSEPLKLKIASRRPHKNFEIVSFQGYEHINDIEKYKGGELKIPEEALMELEEDEFYIHQLVGCVVVTDEGEELGKIVDVMQPGANDVWVVKGKRGEILLPYIDECIKEVDIANKRVVCHLMEGLL; from the coding sequence ATGAACACGTTGAGCCAAAATAGTTTTTACGGAGTAGGCAAACTGGTTAATACGCATGGCCTGCGTGGTGAAGTGCGCGTAACACCAACGACTGACTTTCCAGATCAGCGTTTTCGCAAAGGAAATGAGCTGTACTTGTTCCACCCGACACTTAGTGAGCCGCTAAAATTGAAAATCGCTTCTCGTCGCCCGCATAAAAATTTTGAGATTGTGAGCTTTCAAGGCTATGAGCATATTAACGATATCGAAAAGTACAAGGGCGGAGAATTGAAAATTCCAGAGGAAGCCCTGATGGAATTAGAAGAGGACGAGTTCTACATTCATCAGCTCGTCGGCTGCGTTGTAGTAACCGACGAGGGCGAAGAACTGGGCAAAATCGTGGATGTTATGCAGCCAGGAGCAAACGATGTGTGGGTAGTGAAGGGAAAACGCGGAGAAATCCTGTTGCCGTATATCGACGAATGCATCAAGGAAGTGGATATCGCGAACAAACGTGTGGTCTGCCATCTAATGGAAGGCTTGCTGTAG
- a CDS encoding YlqD family protein: protein MLTIFRTVQVKLIITEASRAALIDQYSQRLRLQRKEWEQWQFQSKKLLTEAKKKSADTYALAQEKIAQEERRRKEKIDHLTYTLQQVENLPEGSEVDYQTVQSPVSIQEGDVWDEMMSGTEIMIKDGLVHEIRLQTKNGNKEKEE, encoded by the coding sequence GTGCTTACTATATTTCGGACGGTACAGGTTAAACTGATCATTACGGAAGCATCACGGGCTGCTCTCATTGATCAGTATAGCCAGCGACTTCGTTTGCAGCGTAAAGAATGGGAGCAGTGGCAGTTTCAATCCAAAAAGTTATTAACCGAGGCGAAGAAAAAGTCTGCGGATACATATGCGTTGGCCCAAGAAAAAATCGCGCAGGAAGAGCGTCGACGCAAGGAAAAGATAGATCACCTGACATATACCCTCCAGCAGGTAGAAAATCTTCCAGAGGGAAGCGAGGTCGATTACCAGACAGTTCAAAGCCCTGTCTCGATTCAAGAGGGCGATGTCTGGGATGAAATGATGTCCGGAACGGAAATCATGATAAAAGATGGCCTGGTACATGAGATTCGGCTACAAACAAAAAATGGGAACAAGGAAAAGGAGGAATGA
- a CDS encoding KH domain-containing protein: MKALVETIAKALVDHPNEVRVNAVDKERTLVFELSVHPDDMGKIIGKQGRIAKALRTVVIAASVETDKRVTVEIV, translated from the coding sequence ATGAAAGCGCTGGTCGAAACGATCGCTAAAGCTCTCGTCGATCATCCGAATGAGGTTCGTGTTAACGCAGTGGACAAAGAGCGAACTCTCGTCTTTGAATTGTCGGTACACCCTGATGATATGGGGAAGATTATTGGCAAGCAAGGTCGAATCGCGAAAGCCCTGCGCACGGTCGTGATCGCCGCATCCGTGGAAACGGACAAGCGTGTCACGGTTGAAATTGTATGA
- the rpsP gene encoding 30S ribosomal protein S16, translating to MAVKIRLKRMGSKKAPFYRVVVADSRSPRDGRFIEEIGYYNPVAQPAVVKIDTDKAVQWILNGAAPTDTVRNLLSKEGVLAKVHETKYGK from the coding sequence ATGGCAGTAAAAATCCGTCTGAAGCGTATGGGTTCCAAGAAAGCTCCTTTCTACCGTGTAGTAGTAGCTGACTCCCGTTCCCCACGCGATGGCCGTTTCATTGAAGAAATCGGTTACTACAATCCGGTTGCACAACCGGCAGTGGTGAAAATTGATACCGACAAAGCGGTACAATGGATCCTGAATGGTGCAGCTCCAACTGACACCGTTCGTAACCTTCTCTCCAAAGAAGGCGTACTCGCAAAAGTACACGAAACCAAATACGGCAAATAA
- the ffh gene encoding signal recognition particle protein, which yields MAFESLANRLQNAFDKLRGRGKIDETIVNEAMREVRLALLEADVNFKVVKDFVARVKERAVGQEVMKSLTPGQMVIKIVNEELVALMGGNVAQLTMAHRPPTVIMMAGLQGAGKTTTTGKLAKYLQKQNRKPLLVAGDIYRPAAIKQLQVLGDQLNVPVFTLGDQVSPVDIARQAIEHAKTNHLDVVLIDTAGRLHIDEALMDELKQIREVTKPDEILLVVDAMTGQDAVNVAESFNSQLELTGVVLTKLDGDTRGGAALSVKAVTGKPIKFAAMGEKLDALEPFHPDRMASRILGMGDVLSLIEKAQASVDEDKARDMERQMRQGEFTFDMFLDSMQQLRNLGPFEDILGMLPGMNKMKGKMNVDEKQIARVEAIAKSMTKQERANPDLLNASRRKRIASGSGTSIQEVNRFLKQFEEMKKMMKQFSGAADKMVKKSKKKGFGLPFMGKGGGNNQGGMNFPFNFKPPFK from the coding sequence ATGGCGTTTGAGAGCTTAGCCAATCGGCTGCAAAACGCGTTTGACAAACTGCGCGGCAGAGGGAAAATAGACGAGACCATCGTGAATGAAGCGATGCGTGAAGTTCGTCTGGCCTTGCTGGAAGCAGACGTTAACTTTAAAGTAGTAAAAGACTTCGTTGCTCGTGTCAAGGAGCGCGCAGTCGGTCAGGAAGTCATGAAAAGCTTGACGCCTGGTCAAATGGTGATAAAGATCGTGAATGAAGAACTGGTCGCTCTGATGGGTGGCAACGTCGCTCAGCTCACGATGGCTCACCGCCCGCCGACCGTCATTATGATGGCAGGTCTGCAAGGGGCAGGTAAAACAACCACAACCGGTAAGCTGGCCAAGTATTTGCAAAAGCAAAACCGCAAGCCGCTTCTGGTAGCGGGCGACATTTACCGTCCTGCTGCGATCAAGCAGCTTCAGGTTTTAGGGGACCAACTCAATGTTCCCGTCTTCACTCTCGGTGATCAAGTCAGTCCTGTCGATATCGCTCGCCAAGCGATTGAACACGCGAAGACGAATCATCTCGACGTAGTCCTCATCGATACTGCAGGTCGCCTGCATATTGACGAAGCGCTGATGGACGAGTTGAAGCAGATTCGCGAGGTAACCAAGCCCGATGAGATTTTACTCGTCGTGGACGCGATGACAGGTCAAGATGCCGTCAATGTAGCAGAGAGCTTCAATAGCCAGCTCGAACTGACTGGTGTGGTTCTCACGAAGCTCGATGGTGATACTCGAGGCGGTGCGGCACTGTCCGTCAAGGCTGTCACTGGCAAGCCGATCAAATTCGCGGCGATGGGTGAAAAGCTAGATGCGCTCGAACCGTTCCATCCGGATCGTATGGCTTCTCGTATTTTGGGTATGGGGGACGTACTCAGCCTGATTGAAAAAGCACAGGCATCCGTGGATGAAGACAAAGCACGCGATATGGAACGCCAAATGCGCCAAGGTGAGTTTACCTTCGACATGTTCCTGGATTCCATGCAGCAGCTTCGCAACCTGGGTCCTTTTGAAGACATTCTCGGCATGCTGCCAGGAATGAACAAGATGAAGGGCAAGATGAACGTGGATGAAAAGCAGATTGCCCGCGTTGAAGCGATCGCCAAATCCATGACCAAACAAGAGCGCGCGAATCCTGATTTATTGAATGCCAGCCGTCGCAAGCGCATCGCAAGCGGAAGCGGAACGAGTATTCAAGAAGTCAATCGTTTCCTCAAGCAGTTCGAGGAAATGAAAAAGATGATGAAGCAATTCTCAGGCGCTGCTGACAAAATGGTCAAGAAGTCGAAGAAAAAAGGCTTCGGATTACCTTTCATGGGAAAAGGCGGAGGCAACAACCAGGGCGGGATGAACTTCCCCTTTAACTTCAAGCCGCCGTTCAAGTAA
- a CDS encoding putative DNA-binding protein — translation MLEKTNQVNLLFDFYAPLLKGKQREYLELYYLDDLSLGEIAEMHEVSRQAVYDHIKRAEKQLFEYDQKLRLAERHEKRMDVLNRMNELVNELSESETRDELNTLLHQLSEMD, via the coding sequence ATGTTAGAAAAGACCAATCAAGTCAATCTCTTGTTTGACTTTTACGCGCCGCTACTCAAGGGCAAGCAGCGAGAATATCTTGAGCTGTATTATCTGGACGATTTATCGCTCGGAGAAATTGCCGAGATGCATGAGGTCAGCCGCCAAGCTGTTTATGATCATATCAAGCGAGCAGAGAAGCAACTGTTTGAATACGATCAGAAGCTTCGCCTCGCTGAGCGTCATGAAAAACGCATGGACGTGTTGAATCGCATGAATGAACTTGTAAATGAGCTTTCGGAGAGCGAGACAAGAGACGAGCTGAACACTTTGCTCCACCAACTGTCAGAGATGGATTAG
- the ftsY gene encoding signal recognition particle-docking protein FtsY, with amino-acid sequence MSFFKRLRDAIVQKSEEVTQKFTDGLAKTRDLLVEKVEDLVRRYKKIDDDFFDELEEILITSDVGVNTVMELIDDLRTEVRKQKIENAIDLQPILSEKLVALLKNDDAADTSLNVEDGRLNVILFVGVNGVGKTTTIGKMAHMFKQQNKKVLLAAGDTFRAAAIEQLEVWGERVGVDVIKQQQGSDPAAVIYDAIQAAKSRQVDVLLCDTAGRLQNKVNLMEELAKVHRVLQRELPGAPHEVLLVLDATTGQNALSQAKTFGQSAGVTGLVLTKLDGTAKGGIVIAIRNELNIPVKYVGLGERMDDLQQFDPEQFVHALFAGLIQKDETEEQENA; translated from the coding sequence ATGAGTTTTTTCAAGCGCCTTCGTGATGCTATTGTCCAAAAGTCCGAAGAGGTCACCCAGAAGTTTACGGATGGTTTGGCTAAGACGAGAGACCTGCTAGTAGAAAAAGTCGAGGATCTGGTACGTCGCTACAAAAAGATCGACGATGACTTTTTCGATGAATTAGAAGAAATTTTGATTACGTCCGATGTGGGCGTCAATACCGTCATGGAGCTCATTGACGACCTGCGGACAGAAGTGCGCAAGCAAAAAATCGAGAATGCGATCGACCTGCAGCCCATTCTCTCAGAAAAACTGGTTGCCCTTTTGAAAAATGATGATGCGGCGGATACGTCTCTGAATGTAGAGGACGGTCGTCTGAACGTCATTTTGTTCGTAGGGGTAAATGGAGTAGGGAAAACGACTACGATCGGTAAAATGGCGCATATGTTCAAGCAGCAAAACAAAAAAGTGCTGCTGGCAGCAGGTGACACGTTCCGCGCAGCAGCGATTGAACAGCTGGAGGTTTGGGGAGAGCGTGTAGGAGTTGATGTAATCAAGCAGCAACAAGGCTCTGATCCGGCTGCAGTGATTTACGATGCGATTCAGGCAGCGAAATCCCGACAGGTTGATGTGCTGTTGTGCGATACCGCAGGCCGCTTGCAAAACAAAGTCAATCTGATGGAAGAGCTGGCGAAGGTACACCGCGTATTGCAGCGCGAATTGCCAGGAGCTCCGCACGAGGTTTTGCTTGTTTTGGACGCTACGACTGGGCAAAATGCGCTTTCACAGGCGAAAACGTTTGGACAGTCTGCTGGAGTAACAGGTTTAGTCCTGACCAAGCTGGATGGTACAGCAAAGGGTGGTATCGTCATTGCGATTCGCAACGAGCTGAACATTCCGGTGAAATACGTCGGGTTGGGTGAAAGAATGGATGACTTGCAGCAGTTTGATCCTGAGCAATTTGTTCATGCGCTATTTGCTGGATTGATCCAAAAAGATGAAACAGAAGAGCAGGAAAATGCGTAA
- the smc gene encoding chromosome segregation protein SMC — translation MYLKRLELAGFKSFADRTELEFVPGVTAVVGPNGSGKSNVSDSIRWVLGEQSAKSLRGAKMEDIIFAGSDKRKPVNFAEVTLTLDNTDRSLDVEYSEVSVTRRVYRSGDSEYYINNRSCRLKDIMELFMDTGLGKEAYSIIGQGKIEEILSTKSEDRRGIFEEAAGIVKYKTRKREAEKKLDDTEQNLVRIHDIVSEITEQIGPLQEQAETAKTYKELHRQLVEHEVALYVQQIEAAHTKWEAATGRVEELKHLLIGQTTEASKQEADLEQARFHVTQIDQSIEELQQVLLTVSEETEKVEGQREVLRERMRNLNANRQQTMEQMHRITEKQHGLEAELAEEQERAKEADRRMTEAHASLQEAEGQFFSMVQSLTDDVERLKSDYFEKLNEMANLRNENRHQEQLLKTSEARVERQLSGKKQLDEEEEQRLAQLSQLQDQLENIVSTIQETGVRYKELVEGMREGQARLETARRELRNWEQKREAAKSRFDLLKEMQSEFAGFQQGVKEILKARERGFKGIHGAVAELVVVPQQYETAMEVALGGALQNVVVDNEASGRAAIAHLKQHNAGRATFLPLDVIRPRTLQASDKRQLEEESGVVGIASELVTFEEAYRPILESLLGNVIITEKLEQANRVARTLGYRYRVVTLEGDIVNAGGSMTGGALKKNSTNLLGRNRQSEELEAQLVEIDQAISGHTTLMEQLTKELAQMQQEQEALRTEGESLRLKEQEVKGLLQQKESEGRSLGERAKLVEQDIESYRREMEEAKRKQEQLQASLTAMEQEEKELSAQIAEAEAKRQEQLESKEEMNQKITSLKVLNAQVKQEYQSRLEQTERLLEQKSQLQREWEEQNANLASLDELERTNESSGLELDQRISELRQDKDRVAGLIQERRSERATLFYKQEQVEQQVKEIRREVKSLEEKLHQEEVKVNRNEVELDHLLNKLSEEYEMSYDLAKQKYPARGEIQEETQVVNRLKKQIGALGTVNLGAIEEYERLAERQQFLSSQEADLNEAKDMLYQVIQEMDAEMSRRFKETFDAISEQFRDVFVQLFGGGRADLVLSNPDNLLETGIDIVAQPPGKKLQNLALLSGGERALTAMALLFAILRVKPVPFCVLDEVEAALDEANVNRFAEYMHHFSNQTQFICVTHRKGTMESADVLYGITMQEGGVSKLVSVKLEDSDKFVESAS, via the coding sequence ATGTATTTGAAACGCCTGGAGCTGGCTGGATTCAAATCCTTTGCCGATCGCACGGAATTGGAATTTGTACCAGGGGTAACAGCCGTAGTGGGACCGAATGGAAGTGGGAAAAGTAACGTTTCTGATTCGATCCGCTGGGTGCTGGGGGAACAGAGCGCGAAGTCGTTGCGTGGAGCGAAAATGGAAGACATTATTTTTGCGGGCAGTGACAAGCGCAAGCCAGTGAATTTCGCAGAAGTGACACTCACCTTGGACAATACAGATCGTTCGCTCGATGTGGAATATTCGGAGGTATCCGTTACCCGCAGAGTGTATCGTTCTGGTGACAGTGAGTATTACATAAACAACAGATCCTGCCGTCTAAAAGACATTATGGAGCTGTTCATGGATACGGGGCTGGGTAAAGAAGCGTATTCCATTATCGGTCAAGGAAAAATTGAGGAAATTCTCAGTACCAAGTCCGAGGATCGCCGTGGAATATTTGAAGAAGCGGCCGGAATCGTCAAATACAAAACACGCAAGCGCGAGGCGGAGAAAAAGCTCGATGACACCGAGCAAAATCTGGTGCGTATTCACGATATCGTCAGTGAAATTACGGAGCAGATCGGGCCTTTGCAGGAGCAGGCAGAGACAGCCAAGACGTACAAGGAGCTTCATCGCCAGCTGGTTGAGCATGAAGTTGCTCTTTACGTGCAGCAAATTGAAGCAGCTCATACGAAGTGGGAAGCAGCCACCGGACGGGTAGAGGAACTCAAGCACCTGTTAATCGGACAAACGACCGAAGCATCCAAACAAGAAGCTGATCTGGAGCAAGCGCGTTTTCATGTCACCCAGATCGACCAATCTATCGAAGAACTGCAACAAGTACTTTTGACAGTCAGTGAAGAGACGGAAAAAGTCGAAGGACAACGTGAGGTATTGCGAGAGCGTATGCGCAATCTCAATGCCAATCGCCAGCAGACGATGGAGCAGATGCATCGGATTACCGAGAAGCAGCACGGGCTTGAGGCAGAATTGGCAGAAGAACAAGAGCGGGCCAAGGAAGCGGATCGCCGCATGACCGAAGCCCACGCTTCGCTGCAAGAAGCAGAAGGTCAATTTTTTTCCATGGTGCAATCACTGACAGATGACGTGGAGCGTTTGAAGAGTGATTACTTCGAAAAGCTCAACGAAATGGCGAATCTGCGCAACGAAAATCGTCATCAAGAGCAGCTACTCAAGACAAGCGAGGCCAGAGTCGAACGTCAATTGTCTGGAAAAAAACAGCTTGATGAAGAAGAAGAGCAGCGATTAGCTCAGTTGAGCCAACTCCAAGATCAGCTGGAGAACATCGTTTCTACCATTCAAGAAACTGGCGTCAGATACAAAGAGCTGGTCGAGGGTATGCGTGAAGGACAAGCCCGTCTTGAAACAGCCCGTCGGGAGCTGCGCAACTGGGAACAAAAGCGGGAAGCAGCGAAGTCTCGTTTTGACCTGTTAAAAGAAATGCAGTCGGAATTCGCAGGGTTTCAGCAAGGGGTAAAAGAAATTTTGAAAGCACGCGAGCGGGGCTTCAAAGGGATCCATGGAGCGGTCGCTGAGCTCGTTGTTGTGCCACAGCAATATGAGACAGCGATGGAGGTCGCATTGGGTGGCGCACTGCAAAACGTCGTCGTGGACAACGAAGCATCTGGTCGTGCAGCCATTGCTCACTTGAAGCAACACAATGCAGGTAGGGCAACATTTCTACCGCTCGATGTCATCCGTCCTCGTACCTTGCAGGCAAGCGATAAGCGCCAGCTTGAGGAGGAGAGTGGAGTCGTCGGAATCGCGAGTGAGCTCGTGACTTTTGAAGAAGCGTACCGACCCATCCTCGAAAGTCTTTTGGGGAATGTCATTATTACGGAAAAGCTGGAGCAGGCAAACCGTGTAGCCCGTACGCTTGGCTACCGCTATCGCGTCGTGACGCTGGAAGGTGATATCGTAAATGCTGGCGGTTCCATGACAGGGGGGGCATTGAAAAAGAACAGCACGAACCTGCTTGGGCGCAACCGTCAATCAGAAGAGCTGGAAGCGCAGCTGGTAGAAATCGACCAGGCAATTTCTGGGCATACTACCCTTATGGAGCAGCTGACGAAAGAACTGGCGCAAATGCAGCAGGAGCAAGAAGCTCTGCGGACAGAGGGCGAAAGTCTGCGACTGAAAGAACAGGAAGTAAAAGGACTCTTGCAGCAAAAGGAATCGGAAGGCAGATCCTTAGGCGAGCGAGCAAAGCTTGTTGAACAAGATATTGAGAGCTATCGCCGCGAGATGGAAGAAGCCAAACGCAAGCAAGAGCAGCTGCAAGCCTCTTTGACTGCCATGGAGCAAGAGGAAAAAGAGCTCAGTGCACAGATCGCAGAAGCAGAGGCGAAACGTCAAGAGCAGCTCGAATCCAAAGAAGAAATGAATCAAAAAATAACAAGTCTCAAAGTATTGAATGCGCAGGTCAAGCAAGAGTATCAATCACGCTTGGAGCAAACAGAACGATTGCTGGAGCAAAAAAGCCAATTGCAGCGAGAATGGGAAGAACAAAACGCGAATTTGGCATCTCTTGATGAGCTGGAGCGTACGAACGAATCGTCCGGGCTAGAGCTGGATCAGCGCATTAGCGAATTGCGCCAGGATAAAGACCGTGTAGCTGGTTTGATTCAAGAGCGGAGAAGTGAGCGGGCGACTCTCTTTTACAAACAGGAGCAAGTAGAACAGCAGGTGAAAGAAATCCGCCGCGAGGTTAAATCGCTCGAGGAAAAGCTTCATCAGGAAGAAGTAAAAGTCAACCGCAACGAGGTAGAGCTCGACCATCTGTTGAATAAACTCTCCGAAGAATACGAAATGAGCTACGACCTTGCGAAGCAAAAATACCCGGCACGTGGCGAGATTCAGGAAGAGACACAAGTGGTCAATCGTCTCAAAAAGCAAATTGGGGCACTTGGCACTGTGAACCTTGGTGCGATTGAGGAATATGAGCGCTTGGCCGAGCGTCAGCAGTTCTTAAGCTCGCAGGAAGCTGATTTGAATGAAGCAAAAGATATGCTCTATCAAGTGATCCAAGAAATGGACGCAGAGATGTCGCGCCGTTTCAAAGAAACATTTGATGCGATCTCGGAGCAGTTCCGCGACGTGTTTGTCCAACTGTTTGGAGGAGGACGCGCAGATCTTGTACTCTCCAACCCAGATAACCTGCTTGAGACGGGCATCGATATCGTGGCGCAGCCACCTGGCAAGAAGCTGCAAAATCTTGCGCTCTTGTCCGGGGGCGAACGTGCTTTGACTGCGATGGCCTTGCTATTTGCCATCCTGCGTGTGAAGCCAGTGCCATTCTGTGTATTGGATGAGGTAGAAGCCGCTTTGGATGAGGCGAACGTTAACCGTTTCGCCGAGTACATGCACCATTTCAGCAACCAGACGCAGTTTATTTGCGTCACACACAGAAAAGGCACCATGGAGAGCGCAGACGTGCTATACGGTATCACGATGCAGGAGGGCGGCGTGTCCAAACTCGTCTCCGTCAAGCTAGAGGACAGTGACAAGTTTGTTGAATCTGCCTCTTAA
- the rnc gene encoding ribonuclease III, translating into MNFAQLQETIGFRFRDESVLRQAFTHSSYVNEQRGKRISDNERLEFLGDAVLELTVSQFLYKTFPKMSEGEMTKLRAAIVCEPSLVKFAELLNFGDLVLLGKGEELTGGRQRPALLADVFEAFVGALYLDQGLDAVFSFMEKYVYPRIDKGEFAQVTDFKSQLQEFVQQDNLGDIHYRIVEEKGPAHNREFVSEVLLNNRSLGIGSGRSKKEAEQQAAARALVKLGDK; encoded by the coding sequence ATGAATTTTGCACAGCTGCAAGAAACGATAGGCTTTCGCTTTCGCGATGAAAGCGTTTTGCGGCAGGCATTCACCCATTCTTCCTACGTGAACGAGCAACGCGGCAAACGAATATCAGACAATGAGCGGCTAGAGTTTTTGGGGGATGCTGTGCTGGAGTTGACCGTCTCCCAGTTTTTGTATAAAACTTTTCCGAAGATGAGTGAAGGGGAAATGACGAAGCTGCGTGCAGCCATTGTCTGTGAACCTTCTCTCGTCAAGTTTGCTGAACTGTTGAATTTTGGCGATCTCGTATTGCTGGGAAAAGGGGAAGAGCTGACAGGTGGACGTCAGCGACCAGCCTTGCTAGCGGACGTTTTTGAGGCGTTTGTAGGTGCGCTTTACTTGGACCAGGGGTTGGACGCAGTCTTTTCCTTTATGGAAAAATACGTGTACCCGCGCATCGACAAGGGAGAGTTTGCCCAGGTAACCGACTTCAAGAGCCAGTTGCAGGAATTTGTTCAACAAGACAATCTGGGAGACATCCATTACCGAATTGTAGAAGAAAAAGGACCAGCTCATAATCGAGAATTCGTATCTGAGGTGCTTTTGAACAATCGTTCGCTTGGCATCGGCTCTGGCCGCTCCAAAAAAGAAGCGGAACAGCAAGCTGCTGCACGAGCGTTGGTCAAGCTGGGGGATAAATAA